From a single Candidatus Zixiibacteriota bacterium genomic region:
- a CDS encoding xanthine dehydrogenase family protein subunit M: protein MIPFEYRTPKNLKEVHAALKEFGSDAKLIAGGTALIIMMKQRLVRPACLISLRSVRGYNGIEASNGGLRIGGLATHRDVETSPLVRRRWPVLAETYHHVATLRVRNMATVGGGLAHADPNQDPPPTLIALGATVKATSASGSRVIPLDQFFTDYYETVLNPDEIITEVSIPRLPPNSGAAYLKFLPRTADDYATVSAAALLTLDKTGKTIADARIALGSAGNTPIRATEAEAVLRGQPVKPEAFAEAAEKAKAAADPVSDFRGSAGYKKEMAGVFVRRALEKALAAIREAARSKPARKAVKAIRKATTKGKKR, encoded by the coding sequence ATGATTCCATTTGAATACCGCACCCCGAAGAACCTCAAGGAAGTCCACGCCGCTCTGAAGGAGTTCGGGAGCGACGCCAAGCTGATCGCCGGCGGCACGGCGCTGATCATCATGATGAAGCAGCGCCTGGTCAGGCCGGCCTGCCTGATCAGCCTGCGGTCGGTCCGGGGGTACAACGGCATCGAGGCGAGCAACGGCGGGCTGCGCATCGGCGGCCTGGCTACGCACCGTGACGTCGAGACCTCTCCGCTCGTGCGGCGGCGCTGGCCGGTGCTGGCCGAAACTTACCATCACGTCGCCACCCTGCGCGTGCGCAACATGGCGACGGTGGGCGGCGGGCTGGCGCATGCCGATCCGAACCAGGATCCCCCCCCGACCCTGATCGCCCTCGGCGCGACGGTCAAGGCGACCTCCGCCTCCGGGAGCCGCGTGATCCCGCTCGATCAGTTCTTCACGGACTACTATGAAACCGTGTTGAACCCCGATGAGATCATCACGGAAGTGAGCATCCCCAGGCTCCCGCCCAACAGCGGCGCGGCGTATCTGAAGTTCCTGCCCCGCACCGCCGACGACTACGCCACGGTTTCGGCCGCCGCGCTCTTGACGCTGGACAAGACCGGAAAGACGATCGCCGACGCGCGCATTGCGCTGGGGAGCGCCGGCAACACTCCGATTCGCGCCACCGAGGCGGAAGCGGTGCTGCGCGGGCAGCCGGTCAAGCCGGAGGCCTTCGCCGAGGCCGCGGAAAAGGCGAAGGCGGCCGCGGACCCGGTGAGCGATTTTCGGGGCTCGGCCGGATACAAGAAGGAGATGGCCGGGGTTTTCGTGCGCCGCGCCCTGGAAAAGGCGCTGGCCGCCATCCGGGAAGCCGCGCGGAGCAAGCCCGCCCGCAAGGCCGTCAAAGCGATCAGGAAAGCAACCACGAAAGGAAAGAAGCGGTGA